From a region of the Helianthus annuus cultivar XRQ/B chromosome 5, HanXRQr2.0-SUNRISE, whole genome shotgun sequence genome:
- the LOC110943687 gene encoding protein FAR1-RELATED SEQUENCE 5-like, protein MVFSSLDDCYSIYVKYAKECRFSFRKGTTKTNSKDVLHIKYFLCTRAGVHKDKKVDTFDPNQKERVVRSNFSKRIDCGTLLCVLFEDASWKVYKFVEEHNHELVERPDKHFLPTERHLTQLQKHVIHSMSKLNLGPVKVFNVMKTCFDGFEDVGASKVKFKNYKRQINLFIGEYDADMVVKHLTEKKNSQPNFSYDYITDEENRLKGLFWCDDQAKRNYHVFGDVISFDATYSMVFVPFTGIDNHHCNVTFGTTLLASETADTYIWLLIVFLKAVGSQPQVVVTDQDPAMKKAISVVFVDTRHRLCMWHVMHKLSLKVGVRLCNSTNFKERICGVVWTDILTPEEFESEWEAVIAEFNLEDNDWLSDIFALRESWIPGYYRMEHMSGLM, encoded by the exons ATGGTATTCTCAAGCCTTGATGATTGTTATTCAATATATGTTAAGTATGCCAAGGAGTGTAGGTTTTCATTCAGGAAAGGGACTACAAAGACAAACTCTAAAGATGTCTTACATATTAAGTATTTCTTGTGTACGAGAGCTGGGGTACATAAGGACAAGAAGGTTGATACGTTCGACCCCAATCAAAAGGAGCGAGTAGTGCGATCTAACTTTTCAAAGAGGATTGATTGTGGGACACTGCTATGTGTACTTTTTGAGGATGCATCATGGAAGGTGTATAAGTTTGTCGAGGAGCACAATCATGAACTTGTTGAACGTCCTGATAAGCATTTTCTTCCAACTGAACGACACCTCACTCAGCTCCAGAAGCATGTTATACATAGCATGTCTAAGTTGAATTTGGGTCCTGTCAAGgtgtttaatgttatgaagactTGTTTTGACGGTTTTGAAGACGTGGGTGCAAGCAAAGTTAAATTTAAGAACTATAAGAGGCAAATTAACTTGTTCATAGGGGAATATGACGCCGATATGGTTGTGAAACATTtgactgaaaaaaaaaattcccAGCCTAATTTCTCGTATGATTACATCACAGACGAAGAGAATCGTTTGAAGGGTCTTTTTTGGTGTGACGATCAAGCCAAACGTAATTACCACGTGTTTGgtgatgtgatttcgtttgatgccac ATACTCTATGGTGTTTGTACCGTTCACTGGTATAGACAATCATCACTGCAATGTTACATTTGGTACAACATTGTTGGCGTCGGAAACTGCTGATACGTATATTTGGTTGTTAATAGTTTTTCTAAAAGCTGTTGGTTCTCAACCACAAGTTGTTGTCACTGACCAAGATCCAGCGATGAAGAAGGCTATTTCTGTTGTATTTGTTGACACGAGGCATCGGTTATGCATGTGGCATGTGATGCATAAACTTTCTCTGAAG GTTGGTGTTAGGCTATGCAATTCCACCAATTTTAAAGAACGTATTTGTGGTGTTGTGTGGACGGATATTCTCACACCTGAAGAGTTTGAATCAGAATGGGAAGCGGTTATCGCAGAATTCAATTTAGAAGATAATGACTGGCTATCTGATATTTTTGCACTTAGGGAATCTTGGATCCCTGGATACTATAGAATGGAGCATATGTCTGGTCTTATGTGA